A genomic region of Arachis stenosperma cultivar V10309 chromosome 9, arast.V10309.gnm1.PFL2, whole genome shotgun sequence contains the following coding sequences:
- the LOC130951572 gene encoding probable xyloglucan endotransglucosylase/hydrolase protein 8 translates to MRHMLWFDPTEDYHTYSILWNNHQIVFFVDRVPIRVFRNNGKENNFFPNEKPMYLFSSIWNADDWATRGGLEKTNRKVAPFVSSYKDFNITTAPLPFLLVLCRPVLLSLPSPSSQTLIFEHGLLLIFLFLVINDNFGDELLF, encoded by the exons ATGAGGCACATGCTTTGGTTCGATCCAACTGAGGACTACCACACTTATTCGATTCTCTGGAACAACCACCAAATTGT GTTTTTCGTCGATAGAGTGCCCATAAGGGTGTTCAGAAATAATGGGAAGGAAAACAATTTCTTTCCGAATGAGAAGCCCATGTACTTGTTTTCGAGCATATGGAACGCAGATGACTGGGCCACAAGAGGAGGACTGGAGAAGACGAACCGGAAAGTAGCACCctttgtgtcatcatacaaggATTTCAACATCACCACCGCACCTCTCCCTTTCCTCCTTGTCCTCTGCCGTCCAGTTCTCCTTTCCCTCCCTTCTCCTTCATCACAAACACTAATTTTTGAACATGgattgttgttaattttcttgtttcttgttaTTAATGATAATTTTGGTGATGAATTGCTGTTTTGA